One Algibacter sp. L3A6 genomic region harbors:
- a CDS encoding BT_3987 domain-containing protein, producing MKKNKLKSITQSFALLLVIVLGTASCSYDDFVENEFEFTSVYLPKAEIDRTFIMGEGMQIGVGVVLGGRLSNTENVEVTFSLDDVLVTDAGNTVLPSNYYSLVDSEGNPADNKIIIPAGKTQGFVYVKADSINFLADPVSLGNNYALGFRLDNVVKADSILDDLKSSVISFSYINQLYGNYIQTGQFEKTNGTTETVVYPGGITDDLELTMVAPNTLVCNGIADLRGADKKMNIIIADDNSITIDTASGGVAITDDGGSSYNPETRELILNYSFDFNGVSYVAKDVFDFRNRVVDGVNQIGI from the coding sequence ATGAAGAAAAATAAATTAAAATCGATTACGCAATCATTCGCTCTTTTATTAGTGATTGTATTGGGTACTGCATCATGTTCTTACGACGATTTTGTTGAAAATGAATTTGAATTCACTTCTGTTTATTTACCAAAAGCAGAAATAGACCGTACATTTATAATGGGCGAAGGCATGCAAATTGGTGTAGGTGTTGTTTTAGGCGGGCGTTTATCTAATACAGAAAATGTAGAAGTAACTTTTTCTTTAGATGATGTACTTGTAACCGATGCAGGGAACACGGTGTTACCATCAAATTATTATTCTCTTGTAGATAGTGAAGGAAATCCAGCAGACAATAAAATAATTATTCCAGCAGGTAAAACACAAGGGTTTGTTTATGTAAAAGCAGATTCTATTAACTTTCTTGCAGATCCAGTATCATTAGGAAACAATTACGCTTTAGGGTTTAGATTAGATAATGTTGTAAAAGCAGATTCTATTTTAGATGATTTAAAATCTTCTGTAATTTCATTTTCGTATATCAATCAACTTTATGGTAATTATATCCAAACAGGTCAATTTGAAAAAACAAACGGAACTACAGAAACTGTTGTTTACCCAGGAGGTATTACAGACGATTTAGAGTTAACAATGGTAGCTCCAAACACTTTGGTTTGCAATGGTATTGCAGACTTAAGAGGTGCAGATAAAAAAATGAATATTATAATTGCTGATGATAATTCAATCACTATTGACACCGCTAGCGGAGGCGTTGCGATTACCGATGATGGTGGCTCATCATACAACCCTGAAACTAGAGAGCTAATTCTTAATTATTCTTTTGATTTTAATGGCGTAAGTTACGTTGCTAAAGATGTTTTTGATTTCAGAAACCGCGTAGTAGATGGTGTAAACCAAATAGGCATCTAG